The Gloeobacter violaceus PCC 7421 DNA window CCACCATGAGCGTGCTCACCGGCGACAACCAGCAGCGCGGCAGCAAGTTGTTCAAGATCACGATCGCCCTCTCACCGACCCTCGCGCACCATCCCTGGCCCGGTCTCGACACCCACGAACCGAGCCAGAGCAGCTACAGCACGATCGTATCGCTTGAGCGGCTGTTGCCCGAAATGACCAGAATCAAGCGCAACGGCGGCCGGATTCTCGAAATCACCGAAGGCGAAGCTTCCGAAAGCCGCGCAAACTTTCCGGCGGTCATGGAGCCGCCGGTGGTCGAGCTATATCCCCGGGCCGGCGAAGCGGAGGTGCAGGCGGTGATCGCCGTTGCCTACAAACAGGTGTTCGGCAATATCCACGTCATGGAGAGTGAACGGATTGTGTCTGCCGAGTCGCTGTTGCGCAACCGTTCGATCAGCGTGCGCGAGTTTGTGCGGCTTCTGGCCAAATCGGACTTGTACAAAGAAAGTTTCTTCCATTGCACCTCCAACAATCGCTTCATTGAATTGAATTTCAAACACCTGTTGGGCCGTGCTCCTTACAATCATTCGGAGATTATCGAACATCTCGATCGCTATCAGTCGCAGGGCTACGACGCGGAGATCGATTCCTATATCGACAGCGACGAGTACGTCAAAACCTTCGGCGAAAATGTCGTTCCCTACCACCGCGGATTTAAGTCCCAGGTCGGCCAACAGTCGGTGGCGGCTTTCGAGCGAATGATCCGGCTGTTCGGCGGCGATGCCAGCAGCGACACCAGCCTGAACCGCACCGGCCAGAAGCGCCTGGTCGATCCCAAGCAATTGCTGCGCTCCGGCCGCGGCATCGTCTAGGGGTTCTTGCGCTCCCGCCCCTGGGTTTGCGGAAAAGACCGCCGCCGTTCGGTGTACACCGAACGGCGGCACGGCCTGTTGCTGCCGCTGACGCGCCGACATTGCCAGGAGTTGAAAACGGTGGGCAAGCTGCCCATGTCCCGCATGCTGCTGTCCCATAGTTTCGACATTCCGGAAGGGATCGTTCCCTGGTTGGGTACCGACGAGATCGCCGCCGCCTTTCTTGGCGCCCTCGGG harbors:
- a CDS encoding phycobilisome rod-core linker polypeptide produces the protein MSVLTGDNQQRGSKLFKITIALSPTLAHHPWPGLDTHEPSQSSYSTIVSLERLLPEMTRIKRNGGRILEITEGEASESRANFPAVMEPPVVELYPRAGEAEVQAVIAVAYKQVFGNIHVMESERIVSAESLLRNRSISVREFVRLLAKSDLYKESFFHCTSNNRFIELNFKHLLGRAPYNHSEIIEHLDRYQSQGYDAEIDSYIDSDEYVKTFGENVVPYHRGFKSQVGQQSVAAFERMIRLFGGDASSDTSLNRTGQKRLVDPKQLLRSGRGIV